Proteins encoded together in one Salvelinus namaycush isolate Seneca chromosome 26, SaNama_1.0, whole genome shotgun sequence window:
- the LOC120021057 gene encoding transcription factor HES-7.1-like: MKPLEEKKNRKIDRMLLKPQVERRRRERLNHSLESLRTLLLQGPLHKGVTQRRVEKAEILEHTVLFLQNTGDGDRKKGEDGEKQHPFQDGFSGCLQRAAHFLGQEGEGLQLEAALNSTFSARLNSYACMNTEVPAKAHSSNSLPSTMCHQSSHLMKIQESHYRQQLCEVYRRHLSHAHRAPLRHGDLKPPQLPHRHAAKEAQSQNLPGSQSVWRPWP, translated from the exons ATGAAACCACTTGAAGAAAAAAAGAACAGGAAAATTGACAGAATG CTCCTCAAGCCTCAGGTGGAGAGACGtcggagagagagattgaaccaCAGTCTGGAGAGCCTGAGAACCCTGCTGCTGCAGGGACCACTACATAAA GGTGTGACTCAGCGTAGAGTGGAGAAAGCTGAGATCCTGGAACACACTGTTCTCTTTCTCCAGAACACTGGAGATGGGGACAGGAAGAAAGGTGAAGATGGAGAAAAGCAACATCCCTTCCAGGATGGCTTCTCAGGCTGCCTGCAGAGAGCTGCACACTTCCTGGGGCAGGAAGGGGAAGGCCTGCAGCTGGAGGCAGCACTGAACTCTACTTTCTCTGCTCGTCTGAACAGCTATGCCTGTATGAACACCGAAGTTCCGGCTAAAGCCCACTCTTCCAACTCTCTGCCCAGCACAATGTGCCACCAGTCCTCACACCTGATGAAGATACAGGAGTCCCACTACAGACAACAGCTTTGTGAAGTCTACAGGAGACATCTGTCTCATGCTCACAGAGCTCCACTCCGACATGGAGATCTCAAACCTCCCCAGCTGCCCCACAGACACGCTGCCAAAGAAGCCCAATCTCAGAACCTCCCAGGCAGCCAGTCTGTGTGGCGGCCTTGGCCCTGA
- the LOC120021059 gene encoding transcription factor HES-7.1-like — MKPLGEKENRKIDRMLLKPQVERRRRERMNHSLESLRTLLLQGPLHQGVTQRRVEKAEILEHTVLFLQNTGDGDRKKGEDGEKQHPFQDGFSGCLQRAAHFLGQEGEGLQLEAALNSSFPACLNSYTCMNTEVPAKAHFSNSLPSTTCHQSSHLMKIQESHYRQQLCEVYRRHLSHAHRAPLRHGDPKPPQLLHRHAAKEAQSQNLSGS; from the exons ATGAAACCACTTGGGGAAAAAGAGAACAGGAAAATTGACAGAATG CTCCTCAAGCCTCAGGTGGAGAGACgtcggagagagagaatgaaccaCAGTCTGGAGAGCCTGAGAACCCTGCTGCTGCAGGGACCACTACATCAA GGTGTGACTCAGCGTAGAGTGGAGAAAGCTGAGATCCTGGAACACACTGTTCTCTTTCTCCAGAACACTGGAGATGGGGACAGGAAGAAAGGTGAAGATGGAGAAAAGCAACATCCCTTCCAGGATGGCTTCTCAGGCTGCCTGCAGAGAGCTGCACACTTCCTGGGGCAGGAAGGGGAGGGCCTACAGCTGGAGGCAGCACTGAACTCTTCTTTCCCTGCTTGTCTGAACAGCTATACCTGTATGAACACCGAAGTCCCGGCTAAAGCCCACTTTTCCAACTCTCTGCCCAGCACAACGTGCCACCAGTCCTCACACCTGATGAAGATACAGGAGTCCCACTACAGACAACAGCTTTGTGAAGTCTACAGGAGACATCTGTCTCATGCTCACAGAGCTCCACTCCGACATGGAGATCCCAAACCTCCCCAGCTGCTCCACAGACACGCTGCCAAAGAAGCCCAATCTCAGAACCTCTCAGGCAGTTAG
- the LOC120021060 gene encoding transcription factor HES-7.1-like: MKPLGGTENRKTDRKLLKPQVERRRRERLNHSLESLRTLLLQGPLHQGVTQRRVEKAEILEHTVLFLQNTGDGDRKKGEDGEKQHPFQDGFSGCLQRAAHFLGQEGEGLQLEAALNSPFSARLNSYACMNTEVPAKAHSSTSLPNTMCHQSSHLMKIQESHYRQQLCEVYRRHLSHAHRAPLRHGDPKPPQLPHRHAAKEAQSQNLLAIQPVWRPWP; this comes from the exons ATGAAACCACTTGGGGGAACagagaacaggaaaactgacagAAAG CTCCTCAAGCCTCAGGTGGAGAGACGtcggagagagagattgaaccaCAGTCTGGAGAGTCTGAGAACCCTGCTGCTGCAGGGACCACTACATCAA GGTGTGACTCAGCGTAGAGTGGAGAAAGCTGAGATCCTGGAACACACTGTTCTCTTTCTCCAGAACACTGGAGATGGGGACAGGAAGAAAGGTGAAGATGGAGAAAAGCAACATCCCTTCCAGGATGGCTTCTCAGGCTGCCTGCAGAGAGCTGCACACTTCCTGGGGCAGGAAGGGGAGGGCCTACAGCTGGAGGCAGCACTGAACTCTCCTTTCTCTGCTCGTCTGAACAGCTATGCCTGTATGAACACCGAAGTCCCGGCTAAAGCCCACTCTTCCACATCTCTGCCCAATACAATGTGCCACCAGTCCTCACACCTGATGAAGATACAGGAGTCCCACTACAGACAACAGCTTTGTGAAGTCTACAGGAGACATCTGTCTCATGCTCACAGAGCTCCACTCCGACATGGAGATCCCAAACCTCCCCAGCTGCCCCACAGACACGCTGCCAAAGAAGCCCAATCTCAGAACCTCCTGGCCATCCAGCCTGTGTGGCGGCCTTGGCCCTGA